CCACAACCCTTTCACCCAGGCTCGATGAGTGCCGCACCGGCGAACAGCAGAATAGCTATCACAAAGCCCAACTCAAGGTGTTCAGCTGCCGTAGGAGAAGCAGACGGAGCTGACCAGCGGACCACAGAGGACCAACCAGACGAGCACCAAGCCAGCAGTGGCAGCACGGAGCACGGGGCACGAGCAGGCGCACACCGATGGAGAAGACCGAAGAAGGCATCACTATGCACCGGGCAAAGCCGAGCAGGAAGTCGCAGGAAGACCAGGCCGTTCGCTGCTAATCCTTCTAAAAATGGTCCTTGATGTAATTAGCTTTGGGTCATTTCGGGTGCTAAGAAACTACGAAACATGGTATCGCGAGAGTAATTAGCATGTCGTGTATTtgaatgaggcaaatcttttgcctctgtttTAAAAAATGAATTCTTCCTGCAAGCTTTAGCCAGACTTGATTGCCAACATGGAATGTGATTTCCTAGTTATCTGAGCGGTTGTTTGTAGAGCAAGAGCTTCTGTTTGTAACGGTGATTTTCACTACTATTCCTGCTGCTGATACGTGAAGTGTTTGGAGAAGACCATGTATCTTGTGGGTTCAGCTGATCCTGCACTGTGTTGTTGTTCATCCACTTCACTCTGGTTTTGTTGTGAAGCGGAACCTGTTTTTGAAATCTCTTCTTGGTTTTGAGTAAGATCTTTGGTTTTAATGATGCCAGTTCTTGGCTTTGAGCAAGCAAGTGAAAAACAAATGCACGTCGTCTTCCTCCTggttagctactccctccgttccaaaataacccAACTTtgtagtacaaagttgggtcatctattttgaaacggatggAGTATATGAGGAGTATTTACCTGCACGATGTTTGCTGATATGAGGAGTATTTACCTGCCCTCATGCCTGTTGGAAGAAGAATTCTCCAGGCCAACGTTTGAACTCTGGAAGCGATACCGTCTTCTTTCCAAATTTTGGTTCAGAAGAGTGCCCTCATGCCTGTTGGGAGTGCTTTTCTAAGAATTCTCCAGGCCAACGTTTGAACTCTGGAAGCTATACCGTCTTCTTTCCAAATTTTGGTTCAGAAGAGTGAAGGCAGCAAACTACTCTGAAGGCTGAAGCTGACCTTAGGTCGATGGGTTTTACATAGGTTAGTTTTGTACCACCATGGTGCGAAGTAGCAGAAAGCAAGGCGCAGCTGTGAACTAGTCGAGATAGGCGATGAGCCATGACCCGGAATGTACACACTTGCAGTTGCAAAAAGAAATTAACATCAAGCCAGCATATTTACATTCTCTGGCAAACTTTATTCAGTGGTACTGCTTCTATTTTACACGATTGTAGCGACCTATATTCTACACTCCACTCCTATCCTTACAGGAGCGTCAGTGCCGCGCGCGCGCGCCACGGTCACGCGAGCCAGACACGAACCAGCTTAGCTTCCCCAGGGCGCGGCGCCGCCGGCGCCATCGGCCCCCTCTCCGCCTTGCCGGGCCAGCATGGCGGCGAGCGCGCGGGAGTGCGGCCACGCGGGGTTGCCGCGCGAAGCCGCCTCGCGGAACATGGCCTCGGCCCGGGCCAGCGACGCGTCCGCGGTGTCCTCCACCATGGTCCCCGGCACGTCCTGCTCGAGCCGGTCCTCGGCGCCGCCGTCCGTGGCGCGCGTCACCGGCTTCCTCGTATCCGCGAACTCCACCTCGGCCAGCGGCGACGGCTTGTGCATCCGGTAGTACTCCCGGTCCTCCTCCcgcaccttcctcgccgccgcctcctcgtccccgGGCGTCGCGTCGCCGAGCGGGTCGCTGCCGGCGGGCTTGGAGGACCACCGGCGCCTCTGCGTGAACGTGGACCCTGCCGCCGGGTCCGCCAGCTCCTGCGACCCGAGCTTCCCCGAGGGGGTGAACGGCGGGACCCGCTCCTTCGCGGACGCCTCCGTCGGACGCGTCGCCTTCGCCGATGACGGGTGCTTGTCGTGGCCGCCCGAGGTGGCTTCCTCCGCGCCGGAGAACTTCGGGGGCCCCTCGGCGTAGTCGTCGCTCGGCGGGTCGCCAGAGTGCACGGCGGGATCGCCCGCGCCGCTGGCTTGAGACGACGCGGACAGCGCGCGGCCGTGCGCGCCTAGCAGGCTGCGCCGGGTCGCTGGCGAGCTCGAGGCGAAGAGACGGAGCGCTCGTGCTGTGGCCATCGTGCTCGTGTACTGTTTTTCTTCCCCCGTTTCGTTCCGTTGGTCATGGCGGCTCTGCGGCGGTGGTTCTTATAGCAGGATGCTCGCGCTGGGAGCGTCGAGAGAGTTGCCGGAGCAGGAGGACGAGGTGGGTGGGTGACAGTTCGACACGTGGCGAGTTCGTGAGGATCGAGAATGAGGTGGAAGACACGAGTCGGCTAGAGACCGACCGAGGAACTCTCCTGCTGGTCTAGAATGCACTGAACGGTTTGGACTTTGGGTCAGTTGGGCCCGTAAAGTGAGACCCTTTCGATTTTGGGCTCCTGGGCTTATATGGAGCCCTAAATTTTGCAAAATAAAAACGAACCTTTTAAGTttgaaaattacgaaaaaaattgaAAACTGAAAAAACATACATATGTACAGAGGGATGTGTAGCACATTATAGGCTCAAATCCACGATAGGACTCCATGATTTTTGTTGTGTAAATTTGACCAGAGGCTATATATTTCATTTATGTAAATTTCCATAATGAAATGCGTTCGAGATACACAACAAAAATCATGGACTCCTATCGTGGATTTGAGCCTATAATGTGCAAGAAATTCATGATCTTTTTATAGATCATATCAAAATATATTTTAACATGAAACTTTATTAGCATGCAGTATACGTCCCTATCCCAGAAAAAAAGTGGCATACATCCGTATCTACATGTGTAAATTTTTTAAGCTTTTTTGAAACAaacttgtttttatatttttagtcaTGATTTTTTTACATGCACTATAAATTCAGGAGGAAAATGTAGTATACATACATGTGAATCGTGCATGTGCTAGATTTCTACGATTTTTGTATGTGGCTCACATCAAAACTATTTAACTGTAGAACTTACTAAAATGTAGTATATATCCCTCTGTACATATgtatttttttttcagtttttctggaactaattttttaaaataaatatttCACAACTATATAAAAGTCAAATGCAATAAATCATATACATTTTTAGCCTCATTTTCATATTATAATTCAAAATGTTCCTTACAATCACATTGAACTATATTGAACCAATTCCTGCTGCAACCACTGATGAATCATCTCGTGTAATTAAATTGGTGATCCCATTTTtagcacatactccctcctttccggtctatagggctcaattcaaaaatctcaccaaccaaggtggATGGttagtggtggaatattttttgtaatttgcaaaagcacccaattaatgctcttgtttcctcaaaaaattatgtttatcaatgtattaattgcaatgcatgaaTGCATAatgtacatgcattggtcaattttctcttaatacttgcatgcaattatttaatgtactttggaatctgaacttgtgatggtgaacaACCAaactgagccttataaaatggaaaaactaagattttgaaagaagccctataaaccggaaaggagggagtacaaggTTGCCACATAACTATCTTCATCACCATTTATTACTATTTCATCAATAAATAGCTTCACTGTAGCCAGAATGTCAATAGGCACTATAATAAGGACGCGGAATTTTGGGACATGCGGCCACGCGATGCCGCTATCCCAAGCGTCCGTGCGCGCATCGTGATTCCTAGTTAATATAGCCGCATTGCCAATACACGTCGCGTTAATAGTTTGTCCTTCGAATACATCGTGATATACATCATAGGAGCAGGCCGTACCGCATTTATGATTCATAGAAATACATGCAAGTCTGCGAACACTGCGCGTCACGGTTCTAGAGATGCCTTAATTCCTGTTGACGTGGGGCAGTCATCATTTAGCACCACCCTCTCTAGTCCCAGCCCTTTAGATCTTCTTCAAGCCGCGCCCTGTAGTAAAACAGAAGGAGGAAACGTAACAGAGCTACAAGAGAGGACATGGCTTCTGCACAAACGGTGCTCAACAGGTTGGTCAATACAAAAAATCCTTGATTCCGTCATTTTTTGTTTATTTCGGTACAAGCGTGCGAGCTGGGTGTCATGATGGGCTGCAGACTACACGAGAGCTGGGAATATTGATGGGCGCAGAGGAGCTGGGTCTCATTAAACGCTTGTCCACTTGTGATTTATGGACTGCCAGTGGCTGTGGTGCACACGTAAATGGCAATATTAATAACGTCCCTACTGTTTGGTGTATTTGGATCTGTTTTGCAGTGTGTCTCGATGGAGAGCCGGCTTGGGACCGGCGTTAAAATTCAAGTTGTATTTTTCATGAAGAATGAAGCCAACTGATTTTTTCGGTTACAAAATGATACATATAAGGATTTTCAGTTGTTAATCAGGAGTCCAAAACATGTGACGAAATTAAAATACCAAACTTTTCAAGTGAACAATGCTGGGTGGATAAAGTTGGTGTGATTATGCCAGAGTGCAAGCTTCCGGTGTAATTAACGGTTCACGACCTGCTCCTAATATCCGCTGGATAAATTAAAGCCATTAATCATTCGTGGGTGCCTTGATTGCTGGCAGGCATTTACAGTGTGAGTAATACTAAAACAGGCAGCCAATACGTACATTGATATGCATTGAGTAGCTTGGTCCAAACTTAAATTACTAGCTATTACTACATCAACGACCTTGGTGGAAAAAAAACATTACTGGCTGATGCATGGCTGGCTTGGATCCAGAAAAGGTTGAAATTGAAAGGTAAAAGAAGTAGACACTTGGTGAGCAGATCGGCAAGGCCTAACATGGTTATCTTCTTCAGCAAAGCTTGATTATCTTCGAGAATCTGAAAGGTAAACAAAGTAGACAGTTGACTGCGATATGAGAAGAACTGTATGTAGTTCCCACTTCCAGAACCTGCACCCCATTTTTTCAGCCTCGTCAGTGCACGAAATGGATTAAAAGATCGAATATGAACTCACAACATGGCGATCACACTTGTAGAAATTCCTCCCGGGATTGAGGACAGTGCCCGAAACGAACCAGAGCACTGAGAGTGATGAGAGGGAGGTGCAAACTATTGGACATGACGACTGACGTGAGATGAAGGTGGTGGAGAGCTAGCCTGGGACATGGATGAACACATGGTTGTGGAAGGGGTTGATTCGATgctagagtgtgtgtgtgtgtgtgagagagagagagagagagagcatagaGTAGAAGAAAATtgggcaggggaagaagaaggccagaGTGATTTAAAGAGGAGAAAAACGTGGTGCAAATAAGGAGAGGAGCATGCTGCAGATAACTGTTGTAATGAGTGAGTGGTTAATTGCATGTGTCAGATGCAACTGACGTGCTGCATGTGTCAGATGCAAATACACGCTATACTGAATGCTATATGGTGAGATGGAAATCATTATACAGCCCCCGGGTATTCAGTTTGCACGAATCACGCGGCAACATGCGGTGTGGATACCGACCTCGCGTGGCCGCATGTCCACTCGTGATTATTCGCTATAACAAGTATTCTATcaaacgtcttatatttgtttacagagagtAGTCACCATTCGTTTGCTGATAGGTCTAATACCGTTCATGTATGGCAAAAATGTTATCATAAATTCTAATTTTATTATAGGTAAATTTATTTTTATATAAATTCATATGAGATATTAGCTACTTCCCCCGATTCAAAATAAGTGTCGTAGTTTTGAACTAAGTTTATTTCAATCATAATTTAAAACCGCGCCACTTTTTGGGATCGGATGGAGTAAGAGGCACAAGAGCGAAGTATGATAAACATCTTATAtcatgggacagagggagtataatattACAATAACAATACAATTTTTATTTAATAAAAAACGAACGAatactcacacgcacgcacgcacgcaaaaGAATCAATTTAGCAGCTGAACTGCTACAAGAGCACTTGTGTTTCACGATCAGAAGCCGGCGAATTTCGATTTCATGGCGCTGACTTCGTCTTCGCCCATGAGGAAGGTCTTGGTGAGCACCTCCATGGACATGGCCGGCTTGGCGGCGAAGAGCCCGAGGGTGGGCGTGACCAGGCCGGGCGACTGGGCGTCGAACATGGCCATGAACACGGCGTCCCCCTTGCCGACGTTGAGCTGGAAATGCTGCAGGCCGCGTGGCACCACGTAGAGCTCGTTCTTCTTCACCACCTTGGAGTAGAGCCGGTTGGCCGCGGACGTGAACCCGACCATGACCTCGCCCTCGAGCACCAGCACGAGCTCGGAGCCGCGCGGGTGCGAGTGCGGCGGGTTGAGCCCGCCCGGGGCGAGGTCGGTGCGCGTGATGGACAGCCCCAGCGTGTTGAGGCCCGGGAAGGCCGACACGGTGGCGCGCGTGGAGTTGACGCCGAAGGGGTTGGTGTCGGTGCGGGGCGCGGCGACCATGGCGTCGGAGAAGAAGTCGTCGTCCGCCACCGTCGACGGCGCCTTGCAGGGGAACCCGTCGACCGCCGTGGCGGCCTTCAGGTCGGCCACGCAGAAGTCCTGCAGCGGCGGCGGGTCCGAGAGCACGCGCGGCGCCGCCGCGACGAGGGCCGCCGCGATCAACAGCGCCTGGAGCATCATGGAGCGCGCCGATGCCATCGGTCAGTAGCTTACACGAGCTGCAACTGCTCTTCCCTGGTGTTTGGCTCCGTGGAATCGCAGTGTGCTGATCTTGGTGGTGCCATTGTCCGGCGGTTCGTTCGCTATAAATAGAGACCATATTGCGTTGCACGGGTGGAGTTGACGAGGATGACTGATTGTTGCCGGCGGTTTACTGGGTCCTAAAGTGCGTGCATGACAGACAGTGAGGAACCGATGATGACGCGCAGAAGGGGTTGTCGCTGTCGAGATCAGGGCACCATTTGGCCTCGGGTTGGGAGTCAGATTTCCGGCAGCGACGGGTTCTGGCGTTTGTGCGCCAAATAGCTGGACGCGCGCGCACCTCACTCACCTAGCTGCCAAAATGCCCATCCGCATCCATTTGCGGTGCTCTTCGGTTCAAGCTGCGGCGACCTCTGCTGCTTCCATTTGTGATGCGCTAGCTACAGGAACTGCGCTGTTCGGTAGTACAGCCCAACCAATTCCGACTTTGAGCTCGGCTATTCTTTTTAACACAGTACACACACGCAGAAGCTCATACATACGCAcctacactcacctctatgaacacGCACGTACAACCTACACCTATGAGCATCTCTGAAAGACTTAGCCGatacatcatcttgagattgacatcTTCCCACTGAACGCATTGTCAAAATAAGTTAATAGTGAACTATTCTGAATTGCCGCAATATCTCAGATACAACCCTGGATGCTGACTAgacaatttgactagtcaaaataagttaaaaagacggttgAAATCGGTTCAGGATTGATTCTTGTCCAGTTCTGGAAGTTTGAGGTTGTGAAGTATGACAATTTTGACTTGTTTTGACTAGTCAAATGCCAGGGATGCTGACTAGGCATTTGACTACTAAAAAACAAGGTTAAATATGGTTCAGGGTTGATTCTTGTCTGGTTTTTTGAAAGTTCGAGTTTGTAAAGTAGACGGTTCTGAAGTTTTTTGTTGGATGTTGACTAAGCATTTGACTAGTAAAAGTATGCATGTGGTTGCAAAATAGTGCTAGTGAATGCTGACATGACACACTTGGTGAGGTGGAAGGCCGCATGTTGAGAGAATTAAATTTGGTGAGAATGAACTATTTAAGAATAGTAGATTCATGGTTGCAATATGAACTATTCTCTTCTTTTTTAGCTCGATAGTGTTATGTGTTTTTTTGTCAACTAGAGCCTGCGTGGTCCGAAGCTCCTCGCTCCGACTTCCCTGTAAATCGGTTTTCTCTTCTCTTGAGTGTTTTTTTATACTGAtataagaaaaaaaatctaatgCAAGATTAAAATAATGTTCATAATTTTATAAATTATACTGGATTTTGAAAAAAAACACATCGTTAAAAACATTGAAAATttccaaaatgttcaaaaaataaaTGAAAACTTTTTGTATTTATAAATATTCAAAAGTGTAAACATTCAAGGTTGTAAAATAGaatattttaatttgttttgacAAGTCAAATGCCAGGGATGGTGACTAGTTATTTGACTACTCAAAACAAGTCAATACAGGGTTGAAACCAGTTTGGGGTTGATTCTTGTCCGGTTTTGAAAGTTTGAGGTTGTGAAGTAGACAGTTTTAGAGTTTGGGTTGAATGTTGACTAGGCATTTGACTACTCAAAACAAGTCAAAAATGGTTGAAACAGCTAAGGATTGATCTTTGTCCGGTATTGGTAGTTTGAGGTTGTGAATTAGATGGTTTCAAAGTCAGTGTTGTATCTTAGAGTTGGGTGGTAATTCAGGGTTGTAATGTGAACTCTTCTTTCTTTCTTTACCTCGATGGTGTCATGTGTCTTGTGTTGTCAATTAGAACCTGTGTGGGCGGAGCTCCTTCCTCCGACTTCCCTATAAATCGGTTTTCTCTTCTCTCTGTATTATTGTAAAAAGACATTTATTCATTATTTTGACACAAGTCTTGCACAAACCGATGATATAGGGATGTAGCTAGTTAGGTCATCCCCACTGCGCTAGTGTCTAGATGGCAATCCTCCGGAGCAAAGAAGAGGCGGTTGTGTTGGAGGTCAAACGTGAAGCGTGTGTCCAACATCTGCCCCGCGCCGATCACTGACCTCTCAGCGTACGGCACGACGGTGAAACACGCATAGTGGGTATGCTGATGCGTCACTGCCAGGAACAGCAGCTCCGGCTTGATAAAGAGCACGGCCGATTCCGGGTCGAAGTGGAGCGTCACGCTCGGGAAGTGCGCGCGGATACTGTCCCACGCCCCGCGGAAGCACAGCTTGAGATTCTGCACCGGCCCGGGCGCGCGGTGCACCCCGCGGCTCTGCAGGTGCGCCACGACCTCGGCCGCCAGGATATGGTACGCGTCCG
This region of Triticum aestivum cultivar Chinese Spring chromosome 2D, IWGSC CS RefSeq v2.1, whole genome shotgun sequence genomic DNA includes:
- the LOC123048719 gene encoding uncharacterized protein produces the protein MATARALRLFASSSPATRRSLLGAHGRALSASSQASGAGDPAVHSGDPPSDDYAEGPPKFSGAEEATSGGHDKHPSSAKATRPTEASAKERVPPFTPSGKLGSQELADPAAGSTFTQRRRWSSKPAGSDPLGDATPGDEEAAARKVREEDREYYRMHKPSPLAEVEFADTRKPVTRATDGGAEDRLEQDVPGTMVEDTADASLARAEAMFREAASRGNPAWPHSRALAAMLARQGGEGADGAGGAAPWGS
- the LOC123048720 gene encoding germin-like protein 1-2, with translation MASARSMMLQALLIAAALVAAAPRVLSDPPPLQDFCVADLKAATAVDGFPCKAPSTVADDDFFSDAMVAAPRTDTNPFGVNSTRATVSAFPGLNTLGLSITRTDLAPGGLNPPHSHPRGSELVLVLEGEVMVGFTSAANRLYSKVVKKNELYVVPRGLQHFQLNVGKGDAVFMAMFDAQSPGLVTPTLGLFAAKPAMSMEVLTKTFLMGEDEVSAMKSKFAGF